The Marinilongibacter aquaticus genome has a window encoding:
- the ispG gene encoding (E)-4-hydroxy-3-methylbut-2-enyl-diphosphate synthase, producing the protein MKNYCNSLTAYSRRETIPVKIGELYLGSDYPIRVQSMTTIDTMDTEGSIAQSIRMIESGCELVRITAPSVKEAQNLENIRKGLRAKGYTTPLVADIHFTPNAAELAARIVEKVRINPGNYADKKRFQHIEYTEESYQSELQRIRDRFLPLVKICKEYGTAMRIGTNHGSLSDRILSRYGDTPLGMVESALEFLRICEDEQYQDIVISMKSSNPQVMVQAYRLLVQRLDEEGLKPYPLHLGVTEAGEGEDGRIKSAMGIGTLLEDGLGDTVRVSLTEEPEFEAPVAKSLIDRYTHRIEKSKMIAEINDYPIDPFAYTKRQAVEVFNFGGHNVPRVIADFSKEGIQSVEDLKAVGHFYLPATDKWAMNDLGVDFVYSGAHPAAFMLPNGLREILDFGTWQEHTDKQNAFPLLHKAEFLSANELHKTLNILRVSDEDIDDTFLKSLSNQSPVVLQIYSTNAQKMAAMRAAIVKLIQAKLNLPIILESIYDNCSASDFQLYSSTDCGALLVDGLGDGLMIGLSGEASDAKMVNSTAFGILQAARVRITKTEYISCPSCGRTLFDLQETTAKIRKRTDHLKGVKIGIMGCIVNGPGEMADADYGYVGIGKDKISLYRGQNVVKRAVHADNAVDELIELIKEDGLWIEPAVAAESLSI; encoded by the coding sequence ATGAAGAATTACTGCAATTCGCTTACGGCTTATTCGAGAAGAGAAACGATTCCTGTAAAAATAGGTGAGCTGTACTTGGGCTCCGATTATCCCATTCGTGTACAATCCATGACGACAATCGACACCATGGACACCGAAGGCTCGATTGCTCAAAGCATTCGCATGATAGAAAGCGGCTGTGAATTGGTTCGTATCACGGCCCCATCGGTGAAAGAGGCTCAAAATCTCGAAAATATCCGCAAAGGGCTTCGTGCAAAAGGATATACCACGCCTTTGGTGGCCGATATTCACTTTACACCCAATGCCGCCGAACTGGCTGCCCGTATAGTGGAGAAAGTACGAATTAATCCCGGCAATTATGCCGATAAAAAGCGTTTTCAGCACATCGAATACACCGAAGAATCTTACCAATCGGAGTTGCAGCGTATTCGCGACCGCTTTTTACCCTTGGTTAAAATCTGTAAAGAATACGGTACGGCCATGCGAATTGGCACCAACCACGGCTCACTTTCCGACCGTATCCTGAGCCGTTACGGCGATACGCCTTTGGGAATGGTTGAATCGGCTTTGGAATTTCTTCGCATCTGCGAGGACGAACAGTACCAAGACATTGTCATTTCCATGAAATCTTCCAACCCACAAGTGATGGTGCAAGCCTACCGTTTGTTGGTGCAACGATTGGACGAAGAAGGATTGAAACCGTATCCTCTGCACTTGGGCGTAACCGAAGCGGGGGAAGGTGAAGATGGCCGCATCAAATCCGCGATGGGCATTGGTACCTTACTCGAAGACGGGCTCGGCGATACAGTACGGGTTTCGTTGACAGAAGAACCCGAATTCGAAGCCCCTGTGGCCAAATCGCTTATCGATCGCTACACCCATAGAATTGAAAAAAGCAAAATGATTGCGGAAATCAACGATTATCCCATCGATCCCTTTGCTTATACAAAGCGGCAAGCGGTCGAAGTTTTCAATTTCGGCGGACACAATGTACCCAGAGTCATTGCCGATTTTTCGAAAGAAGGCATCCAAAGTGTAGAAGACCTGAAAGCCGTAGGACATTTTTATCTGCCGGCCACAGACAAATGGGCCATGAACGACCTGGGTGTAGATTTTGTGTATTCAGGTGCTCATCCGGCTGCATTCATGTTGCCCAATGGACTGCGAGAGATTCTCGATTTTGGCACTTGGCAAGAGCACACGGACAAGCAAAATGCGTTCCCTCTACTGCACAAAGCAGAATTCCTATCGGCAAATGAGCTGCACAAAACATTGAATATCTTGCGTGTTTCGGACGAAGACATCGATGATACGTTTTTGAAAAGCCTATCGAATCAATCGCCTGTTGTACTCCAAATTTACAGCACCAACGCACAGAAAATGGCGGCCATGCGAGCAGCCATTGTGAAATTAATACAGGCCAAATTGAACTTGCCCATTATCTTGGAAAGCATATACGACAATTGTTCTGCCAGCGATTTCCAATTGTATTCGTCGACCGATTGCGGAGCCTTACTTGTAGATGGCTTGGGCGATGGCTTAATGATTGGACTTTCGGGTGAAGCCAGCGATGCCAAAATGGTGAACAGTACGGCTTTTGGCATTCTTCAGGCGGCCAGAGTCCGCATCACAAAAACCGAATATATCAGTTGTCCAAGCTGTGGAAGAACATTGTTTGATCTCCAAGAAACCACGGCCAAAATACGAAAACGGACCGACCACCTGAAAGGTGTGAAAATTGGTATCATGGGCTGTATTGTCAATGGCCCGGGTGAAATGGCCGACGCAGATTACGGATACGTGGGCATAGGCAAAGATAAAATCTCGCTCTATCGTGGGCAAAATGTGGTAAAACGTGCCGTGCATGCCGACAATGCGGTAGACGAACTGATTGAACTGATAAAAGAAGACGGCTTATGGATAGAACCTGCAGTGGCCGCCGAGAGTTTAAGTATTTAA
- a CDS encoding 7-carboxy-7-deazaguanine synthase QueE — protein sequence MNDTVKISSKLPLMEAFYTLQGEGVHTGKAAYFIRLGGCDVGCVWCDVKESWEADAHPQVEIAEIVKGAEAYPGRLAVITGGEPLMYDLTALTARLKQAGFQTNIETSGAHPLSGEWDWICLSPKKFKAPLPEVYAHADELKVIVYNKSDFKYAEENAAKVGKKCQLLLQPEWSRQEQMLPLIIDYIKANPQWKVSLQTHKWMDIP from the coding sequence ATGAATGATACTGTAAAAATATCATCGAAACTGCCTTTGATGGAGGCATTTTACACGCTTCAAGGCGAAGGTGTGCATACGGGCAAAGCCGCGTATTTTATCCGTTTGGGTGGATGCGATGTGGGCTGTGTATGGTGCGATGTGAAAGAAAGCTGGGAGGCCGATGCCCATCCACAAGTTGAAATTGCCGAAATTGTAAAGGGGGCGGAGGCTTACCCGGGAAGATTGGCCGTGATTACAGGAGGTGAACCACTTATGTACGATTTGACGGCCTTGACAGCCCGTTTGAAACAAGCGGGTTTTCAAACCAATATCGAAACTTCTGGGGCTCACCCTTTGAGTGGCGAATGGGATTGGATATGCCTTTCGCCAAAGAAATTCAAAGCCCCTCTACCCGAAGTGTATGCCCACGCGGACGAACTGAAAGTCATTGTGTACAATAAATCGGACTTCAAATATGCGGAAGAAAATGCCGCAAAAGTAGGGAAAAAATGCCAATTGCTTTTGCAACCCGAATGGAGCCGACAAGAGCAAATGCTGCCCTTGATTATCGATTACATTAAGGCCAATCCGCAATGGAAGGTGAGCTTGCAAACGCACAAGTGGATGGATATTCCTTGA
- a CDS encoding LytR/AlgR family response regulator transcription factor produces MSTKIKCLIVDDEPLAIRIIKEYCQQLPELEIVGTCAHALEAKKLLESEAVDLVFLDINMPIIDGIAFAKTLKNPPQIVYTTAYKEFAHDAFDLAATDYLLKPFSLARFMVAVDKVKEKQGHKTVLENPHAAFLSIKFEGKVHRLEYGQILVAEAQGNNVQISTTQGNFLPTMTISGLEEMLPHTQFLRTHRSFIVNKTKIRHLEGNRLFVEHIEVPVGANYREELLKYMGV; encoded by the coding sequence ATGTCAACGAAAATTAAATGTTTGATCGTGGACGACGAGCCTTTGGCCATCCGCATCATCAAAGAATATTGTCAGCAACTCCCCGAACTCGAAATCGTGGGCACCTGTGCCCATGCTCTCGAAGCAAAAAAACTATTGGAAAGCGAAGCCGTGGACCTCGTTTTCCTGGACATCAATATGCCCATAATCGATGGAATTGCCTTTGCCAAAACATTGAAAAATCCGCCACAGATTGTCTACACCACGGCATACAAAGAATTTGCCCATGACGCTTTTGATCTTGCCGCCACCGACTACTTGCTCAAACCCTTTTCTTTGGCTCGATTCATGGTGGCGGTAGACAAAGTAAAGGAGAAACAGGGCCATAAAACCGTATTGGAAAACCCACACGCGGCCTTTTTGAGCATCAAATTTGAAGGAAAAGTGCACCGATTGGAATACGGCCAAATTTTGGTCGCCGAAGCCCAAGGCAACAATGTACAGATCAGTACCACGCAGGGCAATTTTCTGCCCACTATGACCATTTCCGGTTTGGAAGAAATGCTGCCCCACACACAGTTTTTGCGAACGCACCGCTCGTTTATTGTGAACAAAACGAAAATCCGGCATTTGGAAGGCAACCGTCTTTTTGTCGAACACATCGAAGTGCCCGTGGGAGCCAACTACCGCGAAGAACTGCTGAAATACATGGGCGTTTGA
- a CDS encoding sensor histidine kinase — protein MQKTMNYDIKRLPKYILASLLAAIPLFLGIKAIVSYFTRSNDEEIAFLCTLLILAFVFIGRFLANIWKHAQVPNETILLLLVGIAFLSFAWMMFSSKALKGLNEKDMGVALFLLSLLSMLIGFTVKLVRDKTKEQIRQAETRAESSESELKLLQSQLSPHFLFNTLNNLYSLSLSEKDLLPPLLLKLSDLLRYSVYDARERFVSLEEELAYLDNYIEFEKIRLGERLNLTFEVDVPQAEQLRIAPMLLIVFIENAFKHGKNTTDGQVSIRIQIKIWAKSLLFSVENNHQKNEEPLAASKEAKGLGLENVKRRLRLLYGGRHDLQIRHENDSFQVNLRLDVNEN, from the coding sequence ATGCAAAAGACAATGAACTACGACATCAAAAGACTCCCGAAGTACATTCTTGCGAGTTTACTGGCAGCCATTCCGCTTTTTCTGGGCATTAAAGCCATTGTGAGTTATTTCACACGCTCAAACGACGAAGAAATCGCCTTTTTGTGTACCCTTCTTATTTTGGCCTTCGTGTTTATCGGCCGTTTTTTGGCCAATATTTGGAAACACGCACAGGTGCCCAACGAAACCATTTTACTGCTTTTGGTGGGCATCGCTTTTCTTTCCTTTGCTTGGATGATGTTTTCGTCAAAGGCCCTGAAAGGGCTCAACGAAAAAGACATGGGCGTGGCTTTGTTTCTGCTCTCGCTCTTGAGCATGCTGATCGGCTTTACCGTGAAGTTGGTCCGTGACAAAACGAAAGAGCAAATTCGGCAAGCGGAAACCCGAGCGGAAAGCTCGGAAAGTGAGTTGAAGCTCCTACAATCGCAGCTGAGTCCTCATTTTCTTTTCAATACCCTAAACAACCTCTACAGTTTGTCGCTCAGCGAAAAAGACCTGCTTCCACCCTTACTACTCAAACTTTCTGATCTCTTACGCTATTCCGTATACGATGCTCGGGAACGGTTTGTTTCGCTCGAAGAAGAACTCGCCTATCTCGACAACTACATTGAATTTGAAAAAATACGCTTGGGCGAAAGGCTGAACTTGACATTTGAGGTGGATGTGCCGCAGGCTGAGCAACTTCGCATTGCCCCTATGTTGCTTATCGTCTTTATCGAAAATGCCTTCAAACACGGCAAGAATACGACAGACGGGCAAGTTTCCATTCGCATTCAAATTAAGATATGGGCCAAATCTCTGCTCTTTTCAGTTGAAAACAATCATCAAAAAAATGAAGAGCCGTTGGCCGCAAGCAAAGAAGCCAAAGGTTTGGGGCTGGAAAATGTAAAAAGAAGGCTGCGTTTGCTGTACGGCGGTCGACATGATTTGCAAATCCGACACGAAAACGACAGTTTTCAAGTAAATTTGAGATTAGATGTCAACGAAAATTAA
- a CDS encoding outer membrane beta-barrel protein — MKKVKLFLLLLLWWRSEAQTHTFQISGTVRDMQNTALPGATISILQASDSLLVEGQISDAEGDFVTSILKPNRYILRVSSVGFKTYFSPVLEAESESNRMTLAPIFLLSQDDFLLKEVVVKAKKPLVEQDIDRTILNVQSLASTASSSTLEVIEKSPGLLVDENGNISLHGKSGVLVLVNGRNVYLQGNELSAYLKALPGAMLERLELMDNPPAKYDAAGGAVLNIVLKKNPNAGFTGNVNSGFSKGRTFRTLEAVSLNYRKEDLNVFGNLSYSQDANIEEETGDRHLFDENRQAISSVQMSNSYSYKSKGIQSRIGADYNLNTRTMLGFQAFYNNQPKKDKAHFRNEQTVYDPFQSTVSKGNNEGEYNWASYGGNLNFNRRFAQEGHELSMDANYIRYASDGRKLFFNYFEGDSLHEFDNRYVNGVDIYSFKSDYVRPLKKGSRFEMGFKSSYVKNDYDALFRNLENGVFVVDYSRSNHFVYTENINSGYASLRLTVNKRLAAQLGLRVENTQLKGELLPNEVAPQEVFRQSFTNLFPSVFLNYKMGAKEENALNVAFGRRINRPNYTQFNPFLNYIDVYTYSQGNTELRPFYLNSVNVRYQVKNIYSLGLGYDNARGIINEISVRRGDKFIRKPFNVGSGFKFGLDQNVNLQVSKFWRANVYFQFARFQLSGDADGHTGESMFYSMRFQLRNEFSFGQSWSIDFSGSVSARDRFYPTTTLGRRMFYASVQKKFWEDRASVRLSVDDPFLGNIRRLSTENFEQTDQFRKMVNDTRRVGLSFSYRFGNEKFSRKGGRNGNAVQEEQSRVGI, encoded by the coding sequence ATGAAAAAGGTAAAACTATTTTTATTGTTGCTGCTGTGGTGGCGATCGGAGGCTCAAACCCACACTTTCCAAATTTCGGGTACTGTACGCGATATGCAAAATACCGCTTTGCCCGGGGCGACCATCAGTATCTTGCAAGCTTCAGATTCGCTTTTGGTCGAAGGCCAAATCAGCGATGCAGAGGGTGATTTCGTCACGAGCATTTTGAAACCAAACCGATATATTCTGCGTGTCAGCAGTGTGGGTTTCAAAACCTATTTCAGTCCGGTTTTGGAAGCCGAATCGGAATCAAACCGAATGACATTGGCTCCCATTTTTTTGCTCAGTCAAGATGATTTTCTTTTGAAAGAGGTGGTGGTAAAGGCCAAGAAACCATTGGTTGAGCAGGATATCGACAGAACAATTTTGAACGTGCAATCTCTGGCTTCAACCGCCAGCAGCAGTACGCTTGAGGTGATAGAAAAAAGCCCTGGACTTTTGGTTGATGAAAACGGGAACATTAGTTTGCACGGTAAAAGTGGGGTACTTGTGCTCGTGAATGGCCGAAATGTGTATCTGCAAGGAAATGAACTGTCGGCCTATTTGAAAGCCCTACCAGGAGCGATGCTTGAGCGACTGGAATTGATGGATAATCCGCCTGCAAAATACGATGCAGCAGGGGGAGCGGTGCTGAACATTGTGTTGAAGAAAAACCCCAATGCAGGCTTTACGGGTAATGTCAACAGCGGCTTTTCGAAAGGGCGAACATTTCGGACTTTGGAAGCGGTGAGTCTCAATTACCGTAAGGAAGATTTGAATGTTTTCGGAAACCTTTCGTACTCGCAAGATGCCAATATCGAAGAGGAAACGGGCGACAGGCACTTGTTTGATGAGAACAGGCAGGCAATTTCTTCTGTGCAAATGAGCAACAGTTACTCTTACAAGAGCAAAGGAATACAATCGAGGATCGGTGCCGACTACAACCTCAATACGCGTACAATGCTCGGTTTTCAGGCTTTTTACAACAATCAGCCCAAAAAAGATAAAGCTCATTTTCGCAACGAACAAACGGTGTATGATCCCTTTCAAAGCACAGTGTCGAAAGGGAACAACGAGGGTGAGTACAATTGGGCCTCTTATGGGGGAAATTTGAACTTCAATAGGCGGTTTGCCCAAGAGGGGCACGAATTGTCGATGGACGCCAACTATATCCGTTATGCCTCCGATGGCCGGAAGCTCTTTTTCAATTATTTTGAAGGAGATTCTTTGCACGAATTCGATAACCGGTACGTCAATGGCGTGGATATTTATTCTTTCAAAAGCGACTATGTACGTCCACTGAAAAAGGGTTCGCGTTTCGAGATGGGCTTCAAAAGCAGTTATGTGAAAAACGATTACGACGCCCTTTTTCGCAATTTGGAGAACGGGGTTTTCGTAGTCGATTATTCGCGAAGCAATCATTTTGTGTATACCGAAAATATCAATTCGGGCTACGCAAGTTTGCGTTTGACTGTAAACAAGCGGCTCGCGGCTCAATTGGGCCTTAGGGTAGAAAATACACAATTGAAAGGCGAGCTTTTACCCAATGAGGTGGCTCCTCAGGAGGTGTTTAGGCAAAGTTTCACCAACCTTTTTCCCAGTGTCTTTCTCAATTACAAGATGGGAGCCAAAGAAGAAAATGCCCTGAATGTGGCTTTCGGCCGAAGGATCAACCGACCAAATTATACTCAGTTCAATCCTTTTCTCAACTATATTGATGTGTATACGTATTCTCAGGGAAATACCGAATTGCGGCCTTTTTATTTGAATAGCGTGAATGTGCGGTATCAGGTGAAAAACATTTACTCTTTGGGACTTGGCTACGACAATGCTCGTGGAATTATCAACGAAATAAGTGTAAGGCGTGGAGATAAGTTTATCCGTAAACCCTTCAATGTGGGTTCGGGTTTTAAGTTTGGACTGGACCAGAATGTGAACCTACAGGTATCGAAATTTTGGAGGGCCAATGTCTATTTTCAGTTCGCTCGTTTTCAATTGAGCGGCGATGCCGACGGCCACACGGGCGAGTCGATGTTTTATTCCATGCGATTCCAGCTTCGCAATGAATTCAGCTTTGGCCAATCTTGGTCGATCGATTTCAGCGGTTCTGTGAGTGCCCGTGATCGCTTTTATCCGACAACCACCTTGGGCAGACGCATGTTTTACGCTTCGGTGCAAAAGAAATTCTGGGAAGATCGGGCATCGGTACGCTTGAGTGTCGACGATCCCTTTTTAGGAAATATCCGTCGATTGAGTACAGAAAATTTTGAACAGACGGATCAATTCAGAAAGATGGTGAACGATACACGACGTGTGGGCTTGTCTTTTAGTTATCGGTTTGGAAACGAGAAGTTTAGCAGAAAAGGCGGCAGGAACGGGAATGCCGTACAAGAAGAGCAGAGTCGGGTGGGGATTTAA
- a CDS encoding DUF2905 domain-containing protein has translation MLNQNTGKWLIVVGTLVILIGLIFYFFGDKLNWLGKLPGDIRYEKGNTRVYFPITTMVLISLLLNLLIYLIKRFF, from the coding sequence ATGCTCAATCAGAATACGGGAAAATGGCTCATTGTTGTCGGCACTTTGGTAATCTTGATCGGCTTGATTTTTTACTTTTTCGGCGACAAACTCAATTGGCTTGGAAAATTGCCCGGAGATATCCGCTATGAAAAGGGCAATACCCGCGTGTATTTTCCGATTACAACAATGGTTTTGATTTCTCTTTTACTCAACCTCCTCATTTACCTGATCAAACGTTTCTTTTAA
- a CDS encoding efflux RND transporter permease subunit, protein MNVSELAVKRPSLFIVIFAILALLGIISYSTLSYELLPKINAPVLTVTTIYPGASPSEVENSVTKKVEQQVSGIEDVDKVTSTSYEGVSVVVVKLKYSADIDQSVQTAQRKVNSIYTDLPEGVKQPTVDKISLDELPVLKIGATSDMTPTAFSDLIANKITPALARLEGVARVDVMGDTKREIKVNVNSAKLETYNLSILQVTQSIATANLDFPTGKIKDNESQLIVRLSGKLHNVSDLRNLVITNTQESNPIFLSDVAEVVDGTEDYTYISRLNGGNSVGLSIVKQSDGNAVEVSELVHAELDKLSKEYAQENLQFEISSDTSTFTLEAANGVIHDLLIAVVLVALIMMFFLHSPRNATIVMVSIPLSIVSTFIAMSVLGYSLNLMSLLGLSLVVGILVDDSIVVLENIFTHLEKGQTPWQAAISTGKEIGLSVASITLVIVVVFLPILFVTGTIADLLRQFSVVIIVATLMSLVVSFTITPFLASRFTKVVHIDKSKWYNLPFKWFDDFQDWLDASYRKLLDWSLSHKTILLAGIFALIVASLSLFKLGLIGSEFVSAGDNGEFVIEAELSKDATIEQTNLAALKIEQVVRRHPEVENVFTTVGAASAGSTNQSQANSMLVNVKMVPLEERSISSKDFSVLVKRELFNALPGVDVKAKAVGITGGTTAPIQVIVESNDLDTLLAWSEKVKTIVKNVPGTTEIESSVEGGNPELEVTIDRKRMADLGLSMNTVGATLQNSLAGNDDSKFTEGDNDYNINVKLDEFNRSNPEDLLNLVFMSNRGQLIRLSQFATVSRNFGPTKLERNNKVSSTTITAFVVGRPTGSVGSEIEAQINALQLPRDVNISMGGDLENQKDSFQSLGAALLVSLILVYLIMVALYDNWAHPFVVMFSIPVAIIGAFLALALSLQNMSIFTMLGLIMLIGLVVKNAILIVDNINHMKAKGIALMQAIKEGTMERFRPILMTTIAMVFAMLPVALAQGAGAEWKNGLSWVLIGGLTSSMLLTMLIVPVMYYLVERAGMKLRGRKQKAEK, encoded by the coding sequence ATGAATGTATCAGAATTGGCTGTCAAACGGCCATCCCTATTTATTGTAATATTCGCCATATTGGCACTCTTGGGCATAATCAGTTACAGTACGCTGAGCTACGAACTGTTGCCCAAAATCAACGCCCCCGTACTCACCGTAACCACCATTTATCCTGGAGCATCGCCCAGCGAAGTGGAAAACTCGGTAACCAAAAAAGTGGAACAGCAAGTTTCAGGAATTGAAGACGTAGACAAAGTCACTTCCACTTCATACGAAGGCGTTTCTGTGGTTGTGGTTAAACTCAAATACAGTGCGGATATCGACCAAAGTGTACAAACGGCCCAAAGGAAAGTCAACAGCATTTATACCGACCTACCCGAAGGGGTCAAACAACCGACAGTCGACAAGATCTCACTCGATGAACTTCCGGTATTGAAAATTGGAGCGACTTCTGACATGACGCCCACGGCCTTTTCCGATCTCATCGCCAATAAAATCACACCTGCTCTGGCCCGCTTGGAAGGTGTAGCTCGTGTGGATGTAATGGGCGACACCAAAAGGGAAATAAAGGTCAATGTCAACTCGGCCAAACTTGAAACCTACAACCTGAGCATTTTGCAGGTTACACAATCCATCGCCACAGCAAACCTCGATTTCCCAACGGGTAAAATCAAAGACAATGAATCGCAGCTTATTGTAAGGTTGTCGGGCAAATTGCACAATGTATCCGACTTGAGAAACTTGGTCATTACCAATACACAAGAGAGCAACCCCATCTTTTTGAGCGATGTGGCCGAAGTGGTCGACGGTACCGAAGACTACACATACATTTCTAGATTGAATGGCGGAAATTCGGTGGGTTTGTCCATCGTGAAACAAAGTGACGGCAATGCCGTGGAAGTTTCTGAATTGGTGCATGCCGAATTGGATAAATTGAGCAAAGAATACGCTCAGGAAAACCTCCAGTTCGAGATCAGTAGCGATACCTCTACTTTTACCTTGGAGGCCGCCAACGGTGTAATTCACGATTTGTTGATTGCCGTAGTTTTGGTGGCTCTTATTATGATGTTCTTCCTGCATAGCCCACGGAATGCCACCATCGTAATGGTCAGTATTCCCCTTTCTATTGTGTCTACCTTCATCGCCATGAGCGTGCTGGGTTATTCGCTCAACCTTATGTCGCTTTTGGGCCTTTCTTTGGTGGTCGGTATTTTGGTCGATGACTCGATTGTGGTTTTGGAAAACATTTTCACCCATTTAGAAAAAGGGCAAACACCATGGCAAGCGGCCATATCGACAGGTAAAGAAATCGGACTTTCTGTGGCCAGCATCACGCTGGTAATTGTGGTCGTTTTCCTTCCCATTCTTTTTGTCACAGGCACAATCGCCGACCTTTTACGCCAATTTTCGGTCGTAATTATCGTCGCCACGCTCATGAGTTTGGTGGTATCGTTTACCATTACACCATTCCTCGCTTCACGATTCACCAAAGTGGTGCACATCGACAAGTCGAAATGGTACAACCTGCCTTTCAAATGGTTCGACGATTTTCAAGATTGGTTGGATGCCAGCTACCGTAAACTTTTGGATTGGTCGCTTTCGCACAAAACTATTTTGTTGGCAGGCATATTCGCACTCATTGTGGCCTCGCTTTCTCTTTTCAAACTCGGGTTGATCGGTTCTGAATTCGTAAGTGCCGGAGACAATGGAGAATTTGTGATCGAAGCCGAGCTGTCCAAAGACGCCACGATTGAGCAAACCAATTTGGCCGCACTCAAAATCGAGCAGGTTGTACGTCGACACCCTGAGGTCGAAAATGTGTTCACTACTGTAGGTGCCGCAAGTGCAGGAAGCACCAACCAATCGCAAGCCAACTCCATGTTGGTCAACGTAAAAATGGTGCCCTTGGAAGAAAGAAGCATTTCTTCGAAAGACTTCTCGGTACTGGTAAAACGTGAACTATTCAATGCCTTGCCCGGAGTCGATGTGAAAGCCAAAGCGGTCGGTATTACAGGAGGAACCACAGCTCCTATTCAGGTGATCGTAGAAAGCAACGACCTCGATACCTTGTTGGCCTGGAGTGAAAAAGTGAAAACCATTGTGAAAAACGTACCCGGCACCACCGAAATAGAATCGTCTGTTGAAGGTGGAAACCCGGAATTGGAAGTCACCATCGACCGTAAACGCATGGCCGATTTAGGCCTCAGCATGAATACCGTGGGTGCCACTTTGCAAAACTCTTTGGCCGGAAACGACGACAGCAAATTTACCGAAGGCGACAACGATTACAACATCAATGTCAAATTGGACGAATTTAACCGCTCAAACCCCGAAGACCTTCTGAATCTCGTATTCATGAGCAATAGAGGGCAGCTTATCCGATTGTCTCAGTTTGCCACGGTGAGTCGAAATTTCGGCCCTACCAAATTGGAAAGAAACAACAAAGTGTCCTCCACTACCATTACAGCCTTTGTCGTAGGCCGACCAACAGGTTCTGTGGGTAGCGAAATCGAAGCCCAGATCAATGCCTTGCAATTGCCTCGCGATGTCAATATCAGCATGGGTGGCGATTTGGAAAACCAAAAGGATTCATTCCAAAGTTTGGGAGCCGCCTTGCTGGTAAGTTTGATCTTGGTGTATCTCATCATGGTGGCCCTTTACGACAACTGGGCACACCCCTTTGTGGTGATGTTCTCTATCCCTGTGGCCATTATCGGGGCATTCTTGGCACTGGCTTTGTCGCTCCAAAACATGAGCATTTTCACCATGCTGGGCTTGATCATGCTGATCGGTTTGGTGGTGAAAAACGCCATCCTGATTGTCGACAACATCAACCACATGAAAGCCAAAGGCATAGCCCTGATGCAGGCCATAAAAGAGGGTACAATGGAACGTTTCCGTCCAATCTTGATGACCACCATCGCCATGGTATTTGCCATGTTGCCCGTGGCTTTAGCCCAAGGTGCAGGTGCAGAATGGAAAAATGGACTTTCATGGGTTTTGATCGGCGGTTTGACCAGCTCTATGCTGCTTACCATGTTGATCGTTCCTGTGATGTACTATCTGGTTGAAAGAGCCGGAATGAAATTGCGAGGCCGCAAACAAAAAGCTGAAAAGTAA